A genomic segment from Lignipirellula cremea encodes:
- a CDS encoding transposase — protein sequence MSPHLREGNSSIGSFFLLAVQGRIGGPVTKRISRKGAKAQRDGRQRIVLDEFGQTGSYGTGHDAISSRLALRNVLGVLPNRSYFPLVPCMDEQPVQLIQDVKTPIEETREHARRVDYEYERAGVANIFMCTEPRACWRHAYARETKTKADWALLVAELLKGRYADCEKITLVCDKLNTHTRCAFYEVFEPSRARALVKRIVWCYTPKHGSWLNMAENELSCITRQYVSGRRIGSIKKLAKEIAAWSRDVNARQRGVDWQMPIDDARCKLKSVYPKIKF from the coding sequence GTGAGTCCCCATTTACGCGAGGGAAATTCTTCCATCGGCTCATTTTTTCTTCTCGCCGTTCAAGGACGGATTGGCGGTCCTGTCACGAAGAGGATCTCACGCAAAGGCGCAAAGGCGCAAAGGGACGGTCGGCAGCGAATCGTCCTTGATGAATTCGGCCAGACTGGCTCTTACGGCACAGGTCACGACGCGATTTCAAGCAGGCTCGCTCTCCGCAACGTCCTCGGTGTTTTACCAAACCGAAGTTATTTTCCCCTCGTTCCTTGCATGGATGAACAGCCTGTCCAATTAATCCAGGACGTCAAAACGCCGATCGAGGAAACACGCGAGCATGCGCGGCGCGTCGATTACGAATACGAAAGGGCGGGCGTCGCCAACATTTTCATGTGCACCGAACCGCGGGCATGCTGGCGACACGCGTATGCTCGAGAAACGAAAACCAAAGCGGACTGGGCCTTACTGGTCGCCGAGTTGCTGAAAGGACGTTATGCGGACTGTGAGAAGATCACGCTGGTGTGCGATAAACTCAACACGCACACGCGCTGCGCTTTTTACGAAGTCTTTGAACCGTCACGCGCACGCGCCTTAGTGAAACGCATCGTGTGGTGTTACACGCCGAAACACGGCAGTTGGTTGAACATGGCCGAGAACGAACTCAGCTGCATTACTCGACAATATGTGAGCGGTCGAAGGATCGGCAGCATCAAGAAACTGGCCAAGGAGATTGCCGCCTGGTCCCGCGATGTCAACGCCCGTCAGCGCGGCGTCGACTGGCAAATGCCCATCGACGACGCCCGCTGCAAACTGAAGTCGGTCTACCCTAAAATTAAGTTTTGA
- a CDS encoding transposase — protein MILGEVFARFEKEGPIPVMTKAALGAALTPDRLDQIFADHAVSQRVSELSFSVLVNLMGMVVAKTRKSTNAAYQACKQDISVSVNSVYDKLNGVEPLVSAALVRETATLFRELIEPMNSARPSLLPGYRVRILDGNHPGATQHRIQELRTIAAGPLPGVVLAVLDPQLGLIDDVELAEDGHAQERSLLIELINRLVPGEVWVADRNFCTSVFLQEIALNEAFFVIRQHAANVRWKPTGDRVLRGESETGQVFEQSILITDDFGAKLPARRISVELFQSGRGGEQEIHILSNLPADVDAVTISDTYRTRWSIEAAFNELRLSLNNEINTLGYPPAALFGFSLGLVIFNALAVVKAALRAAHGVEKIEKNFSFYYMADEMSMVWRGMMIAIPEDEWREALSPLTLKQLSKMLVELAGNVRLSAFQKHKRGPKRPPPKRTKRNDQPHVSTAKILAKRKKC, from the coding sequence ATGATTCTCGGCGAGGTGTTTGCGCGGTTTGAAAAGGAGGGTCCCATCCCCGTCATGACCAAAGCGGCGCTCGGTGCGGCCTTGACGCCGGATCGGTTGGATCAGATCTTCGCCGACCATGCTGTGTCGCAACGGGTGTCGGAATTGTCGTTTTCGGTGTTGGTCAATTTGATGGGCATGGTGGTCGCCAAAACTCGCAAAAGCACCAACGCCGCTTATCAAGCTTGCAAGCAAGATATCTCCGTCTCCGTGAACAGCGTCTATGACAAACTCAACGGCGTTGAGCCGCTGGTGTCCGCCGCGTTGGTGCGCGAGACGGCGACGCTGTTTCGGGAACTGATCGAGCCGATGAACAGCGCCCGTCCCAGCCTGTTGCCCGGTTATCGCGTGCGCATCCTGGACGGCAATCATCCCGGCGCCACGCAGCATCGCATCCAGGAGTTACGGACCATCGCCGCCGGTCCTTTGCCAGGCGTGGTGCTGGCGGTGCTCGACCCCCAACTCGGTCTCATCGACGATGTGGAACTGGCGGAAGACGGCCATGCGCAAGAGCGTTCGCTGCTGATCGAGTTGATCAATCGCTTGGTGCCAGGCGAGGTGTGGGTCGCCGATCGCAATTTCTGCACGTCGGTGTTCCTCCAAGAGATCGCCTTGAATGAAGCGTTTTTCGTCATTCGGCAACACGCCGCGAATGTCCGCTGGAAGCCCACGGGAGACCGTGTTTTACGGGGCGAAAGCGAAACGGGCCAAGTCTTCGAGCAGTCCATTCTGATCACCGACGACTTTGGCGCCAAGCTGCCGGCTCGCCGCATCAGCGTCGAATTGTTCCAATCGGGCCGTGGCGGAGAACAGGAGATTCACATCCTTTCCAATCTGCCGGCGGACGTCGACGCAGTGACAATCTCTGACACATACCGCACGCGCTGGAGCATTGAAGCCGCCTTCAACGAACTGCGACTGTCGCTCAACAACGAGATCAACACGCTGGGCTATCCGCCGGCGGCGTTATTCGGTTTTAGCCTGGGACTGGTGATTTTCAATGCGTTGGCTGTAGTGAAAGCCGCGCTGCGGGCGGCGCACGGCGTGGAAAAGATTGAGAAGAATTTTTCCTTCTACTACATGGCGGATGAAATGAGCATGGTGTGGCGCGGCATGATGATCGCCATCCCGGAAGATGAATGGCGCGAAGCGCTGTCGCCTTTGACGCTGAAACAGTTATCAAAAATGTTAGTGGAGTTGGCGGGGAACGTGCGTCTATCCGCCTTTCAGAAACACAAACGCGGCCCAAAACGCCCGCCGCCGAAGCGAACCAAACGGAACGACCAACCCCACGTTTCCACCGCCAAAATTCTTGCTAAACGCAAGAAGTGCTAG
- a CDS encoding endonuclease/exonuclease/phosphatase family protein, with product MWIWILRIFGVLGIVLSLLPLLPTGFWFVRGWDLPRFQLAMVLLVLLAVTVAIRARFPSTTELCAWLTLLSLVFLWQAAHVVPFTPLWTKEVQTARIDQDAFRLLTVNLDYESDAYDVVAGEILALDPDVLVLVEIDQGWQDGLSRVRSEYPFAQEEIRGEGLGMAIWSKWPLQKSRTRFLVEDRRPTIWTEVVFENAVVNLVAVHPTPPGLRDSTGEERRDSRVRDAELVLVAREIADRPAESWIVAGDFNDVAWSHTTRLFQRLSGLRDPRVGRSFMGTFPADYPFLRVPIDHVFVSDAFAVKELARHKITGSDHFGVSASLVIENKSAGVTPEPQGDDHQEAAEIVEEGKQDAEERDVSPER from the coding sequence ATGTGGATCTGGATTCTGCGAATTTTCGGCGTGCTGGGGATTGTACTCAGCCTGCTTCCGCTGTTGCCGACCGGGTTTTGGTTTGTGCGTGGCTGGGATCTTCCGCGGTTTCAACTGGCTATGGTGCTGCTCGTTCTGCTGGCGGTGACCGTCGCGATTCGAGCGCGCTTCCCGTCGACGACGGAGCTGTGTGCATGGCTGACGTTGTTGAGTCTGGTGTTCCTCTGGCAAGCCGCTCACGTGGTTCCGTTTACGCCGTTGTGGACGAAGGAGGTCCAAACAGCGAGGATCGACCAGGACGCTTTTCGGTTGCTCACCGTCAACCTGGATTATGAGAGCGATGCTTATGACGTGGTTGCCGGCGAAATACTCGCCCTCGATCCCGACGTTCTGGTGCTGGTGGAAATTGACCAGGGCTGGCAGGACGGCCTGTCGCGCGTGCGCAGTGAATACCCGTTCGCCCAGGAGGAGATTCGCGGCGAAGGTTTGGGGATGGCCATCTGGAGCAAATGGCCGCTGCAGAAATCGCGGACGCGTTTTCTGGTGGAAGATCGCCGCCCTACCATTTGGACGGAGGTTGTTTTTGAAAACGCCGTGGTCAATCTGGTGGCCGTCCATCCCACGCCGCCGGGTTTGCGGGATTCGACCGGGGAAGAGCGACGCGACAGTCGCGTCCGCGACGCCGAGCTAGTGCTGGTAGCCAGGGAGATCGCTGATCGCCCTGCGGAGTCCTGGATTGTCGCTGGCGACTTCAACGACGTCGCATGGTCGCACACGACACGACTCTTCCAGCGGCTCAGCGGCCTGCGCGACCCGCGCGTCGGCCGCAGCTTCATGGGCACCTTTCCTGCCGACTATCCGTTCCTGCGCGTGCCGATCGATCACGTGTTTGTCTCGGACGCCTTTGCGGTGAAAGAGCTGGCCCGGCACAAAATCACCGGTTCCGATCACTTCGGCGTATCCGCCTCGCTGGTCATCGAAAACAAGTCGGCGGGCGTGACGCCGGAGCCCCAGGGCGACGACCACCAGGAAGCCGCAGAAATCGTCGAAGAAGGAAAGCAGGACGCCGAAGAACGGGACGTCTCGCCAGAAAGGTAA